The window cctGATAACAATATGTATTAAAAACAAGATAAAATAGAGTATAAAATTAGTCTTTACATGTCAATTATATCTACCACCTTTAATAAGAAGAGAATGGGAGAATAAATGAGGATGGAGTTTGGATAAAGGTATTTTTTATTACCTATACAAATATTGAGTGGGGACGAGTAGCATATTCCCCATCTTGTCCTTGTACTCATCCTTATAGGCTTAATTATTAGGATTGAACGTTTAGCTCATCAGATTCAAATCAAATTGGATTGAGTCTTAATTGAGTTGATTGAGAGTTAATTtatgagtaatttttttatttaattaaactaAATGAAATAATATTAACACCCTTTTTCCCAAGGAATGGATTCAACATTCAaccattattatttatttataaaatttatattattaatttaattttaataattattttattttttaaaaaaaaatagattaatgaGAATAATATTGAGTACCTAAGTTCTCTGACTCTAAGGGATTTTCTATCCTTGTCTCTACCCCTATTCCATCTAAATgatgaatgaaacaaaaaatgaaCTGGGATAAGACGAGAACAAGGGAAACACTCCGTACTTGTCTCATCCGTATCTTTATCtatagtaaataaaaaaataactaaaGGATCATTTTCTCGTTAAACAAAAGGATTTAATAATATGATGCTCGATTGATTCACTTtattttcctctctctctttttctttctctatatATCTATAATTAcataagcctctctctctctctctctctctctctctttttctttctctatatATCTATAATTACATAAGCCTAACTTGATGTGGGGTCTCAACGTCTAACCTAGTGTTGACCTAAAAGAAAACCAAGATAAAATTTATTTCTCAATATAATTCCGACACTTAAACAGTAATAATTGATAAACATTTGTATAATAAATTCAATGAAAAAATAttctataatataaaataaaatatattatttaaatattttatattaggaTTGATACGACTCAATTGTTGATCGAGACATATCCTCTCCGTACTGAATGCGCTGCCACAAGCCaagaaataattaagataaagaTTTCTTCTATCATGATGCACGTTACCTCCCATGGCATCAGATGATAGATACATAGACACAAGCTTGCTTGTGAAACATACCCAGTTAGATAACCTAAATGAAAGCTCCAAGACACGCAATCATGAGCACCGAAGGAGGTCAAGGGGGATGGTGTTCAGTCAATGGAACCTGTGTCTGacccctctcctctctctctctctctctctctctcaggaatTAAAGGTTGGTACTAGTTTGGTGGGAAGGAGTTCCTGCTGGAGCTGAGATCTTTTTCTTGTTCAGCTCCATCTCCTCTTCTTTATCTGAAAGGAAAGAGTCCCAACTTCATTTGGAGCTCAAAGACTCACCATCTCCCCCAGTTATTTTAATAGCTTGGCTTTTTCTTTGTGATACGCAAAGTTGGTAACCTCCCGATCGTAGTTGATAGTTGCACCTAATTTAAGCTACTCACAACAATCCCAATCCGCTCCTCGAGTTCGCAGATTCCAAGATTTCCTTGCAGATAAATCTGACATCCTAATCCCATGGCATCTATCTGTGCAACAGCTTTGTTATCCGTGTAATGTCGAACAAATTTCTTGTACAAGGAGAAGATTCCTTGCAGGATTTATATACATCTTACATCGGTTCTCTTTGTCCTCAGCTCCTGTGACTTTCCTTCTCCTTGTTGCTCGTCATGTCCAAGGCCTCACCCCCTGTCAAGTTCCTCCCTCCATGGGCGTATGAACTGGGACTGTTACTTGCACTCATCTGTCGAGAACTTTTGTGCTCGCTGATCGATTTGATGAAGAATTGCTGTAGAGTTAGCACTAGTGTTTCTTTCAAGAAGGCCAGCACGAGCAGGAAGAAGAGTGCTCCAAGACGTGAAGGTTCAGATGAGAGGGGGACGAACATCCTGGATCTGCCTGAGTTGACTCTGGACTGCATTCTGGAGAAAATCTCGCCGAAGGAGCTGGTGACGGTGGCGTGCGTTTGTAGGTGCCTGAAGGACAGGTGCAGGAGCGATCATCTCTGGGAAAGCCACATGAGGAAGAAATGGGGTCGGTTGCTGGGCGAAGCGGCACGAAGGGCGTGGGAGTCCTATGCAGCTTCGAGGAAGCACGCTTTGGGTTCTGCAACTCTCGTTCAACACACGAAGCCCAAGAACTGGATGGGATCCCTCTTCTCCAGGTCCAACTCGGATGCAGATAGAAGGCTTAACATCGTCAATAACACTTCGCCGGCAGATGTGACAATGAGTTGGTATTCAGCACTGGAGAGTGGCAGACTTTGGGTACCTGCACAGATCTGCAACAGAGAGGTACCAAGTATTCTTGATGCTATGTTGTTCTCTTCTGGAGTTGCTCATCGTTGAGGATTTGTGCAGAATGGAAATGTGGGGTTTGTGCTGTCTTGCTACGACGCTGAGCTTAGATATGATCGCCATTCTGACACTTTCTACGCAAGGTGCATAGCGAACTCCTCCACACTGCTCTGTTTCTGCTGAGAGTTTACGTAGCTTTCATTCAAGATGGAGTCTTCTGCATAGGTATTATCCACATGGAAGCAAAGCTGTACAGGAGGAGGAAGGGGTTTCGTGGAACAGAGTAAGGGTTCCTCCTGTGGATATCTCTCCCCATGAAATCCATGTCTCTGAGTGCTTAAGTGAATTGAGCCCAGGAGATCACATTGAGGTccaatggaggaggagccaaaagTTCCCTTGTGGTGAGTTCCTCTTTGTCATATGTCAGATCATGAAATCTGTGAGTTAC of the Musa acuminata AAA Group cultivar baxijiao chromosome BXJ3-2, Cavendish_Baxijiao_AAA, whole genome shotgun sequence genome contains:
- the LOC135631485 gene encoding F-box protein At2g32560-like isoform X1; this translates as MSKASPPVKFLPPWAYELGLLLALICRELLCSLIDLMKNCCRVSTSVSFKKASTSRKKSAPRREGSDERGTNILDLPELTLDCILEKISPKELVTVACVCRCLKDRCRSDHLWESHMRKKWGRLLGEAARRAWESYAASRKHALGSATLVQHTKPKNWMGSLFSRSNSDADRRLNIVNNTSPADVTMSWYSALESGRLWVPAQICNRENGNVGFVLSCYDAELRYDRHSDTFYARYYPHGSKAVQEEEGVSWNRVRVPPVDISPHEIHVSECLSELSPGDHIEVQWRRSQKFPCGWWYGVIGHLDSCDGDEQQCLCNLSDTIILEFKQYPPGSRWRRATVSRKNHEEGKGNETTGFYGGIRKLHCKDEICMWLRHWPEESL
- the LOC135631485 gene encoding F-box protein At2g32560-like isoform X2; the encoded protein is MSKASPPVKFLPPWAYELGLLLALICRELLCSLIDLMKNCCRVSTSVSFKKASTSRKKSAPRREGSDERGTNILDLPELTLDCILEKISPKELVTVACVCRCLKDRCRSDHLWESHMRKKWGRLLGEAARRAWESYAASRKHALGSATLVQHTKPKNWMGSLFSRSNSDADRRLNIVNNTSPADVTMSWYSALESGRLWVPAQICNRENGNVGFVLSCYDAELRYDRHSDTFYARYYPHGSKAVQEEEGVSWNRVRVPPVDISPHEIHVSECLSELSPGDHIEVQWRRSQKFPCGWWYGVIGHLDSCDGDEQQCLCNLSEFKQYPPGSRWRRATVSRKNHEEGKGNETTGFYGGIRKLHCKDEICMWLRHWPEESL